In Ignavibacteriales bacterium, the following are encoded in one genomic region:
- a CDS encoding YajQ family cyclic di-GMP-binding protein — MASNHSFDIVSEIDFQEVDNALNQAAKEIQQRYDLKDSNTEIILNKKEKLITLNTKDDYSRKQSIDILQTKFIKRGISIKALKFLEPEPAASGRLKQVINLQSGISKENAKLITKMIKESKLKVNSQIQDEQIRVQAPKIDDLQAIMKLVKESNLDFPVQFTNYK; from the coding sequence ATGGCTTCAAATCATTCATTTGATATCGTTTCGGAAATTGATTTTCAAGAAGTAGATAATGCTTTAAACCAAGCTGCTAAGGAAATTCAACAGCGTTATGATTTAAAAGACTCTAACACGGAAATTATTCTAAACAAAAAAGAAAAATTAATTACACTTAACACAAAAGATGATTACTCACGCAAACAATCTATAGATATTCTGCAGACAAAATTTATAAAACGCGGAATTTCTATTAAGGCATTGAAATTTCTTGAACCGGAACCCGCAGCGAGCGGAAGACTGAAACAAGTGATTAATCTACAAAGCGGAATATCTAAAGAAAATGCCAAGCTGATTACGAAAATGATTAAGGAAAGTAAGCTCAAAGTAAATTCACAAATTCAAGATGAACAGATAAGGGTACAAGCTCCTAAAATTGATGACCTACAAGCAATCATGAAACTTGTAAAAGAATCCAATCTAGATTTCCCCGTGCAATTCACTAATTACAAATAA
- the pyrR gene encoding bifunctional pyr operon transcriptional regulator/uracil phosphoribosyltransferase PyrR, whose translation MDIKAKIIDEEGLNRTLTRLAHEILEKNKGSKNLVLIGMRTRGEFIAERIKQKITEIDKSIPSYGVLDVTLYRDDFRTRLKQPEISVTNFTFDINDRDVILIDDVLYTGRTVRAALDALMDLGRPNTIQLCVLVDRGHRELPIRADFVGKNIPTSINEEVRVRIKETDGEDAVYLVNAPSKN comes from the coding sequence ATGGATATAAAAGCAAAAATTATTGACGAAGAAGGATTGAACAGAACGCTGACCCGCCTTGCACATGAAATTTTAGAAAAGAACAAAGGATCAAAAAACCTTGTACTAATTGGTATGCGAACTCGCGGTGAATTTATTGCAGAAAGAATCAAACAAAAAATTACAGAAATTGATAAATCAATTCCCAGTTATGGTGTACTTGATGTAACTCTTTACCGCGATGATTTCCGGACACGTCTTAAACAACCGGAAATTTCTGTAACCAACTTTACATTTGATATTAATGATCGGGATGTAATTCTTATTGATGATGTTCTTTACACTGGCAGAACTGTTCGTGCGGCACTTGATGCATTAATGGATCTTGGGCGGCCAAATACTATTCAACTTTGTGTTTTAGTAGATCGCGGTCACCGAGAATTACCAATCCGCGCAGATTTTGTCGGGAAAAATATTCCAACATCAATTAATGAAGAAGTCCGTGTACGCATAAAAGAAACAGACGGTGAAGATGCTGTTTATTTAGTTAACGCTCCAAGTAAAAATTAG
- a CDS encoding pitrilysin family protein → MLNRSVIPTPAKELLFNIPEIKFLKLGNGIDISFVHKKKLPIVYSEIIVFSGCRFDPTEKKGLGYLTSLLMDEGAGEFDALQLSEEFEKLGTVFSVSTDHDTAILSILSLTENFERSLELVSKIVLKPRFEEKDFQREKKKVLDRILQLKDEPSFIASSAFEHRVFGDSYYGFPEIGIAESVTRISNDDVKDFFARTFTSSNAKIVSVGNLGETEIVKLFNKYFNEWTTSSDNNQYFKTPLRNKTSYYFIHKSDSAQSEIRVGHISNKRNSNDFIPTRIMNTILGGPFSSRINSNLREKRGFTYGANSSFHYYKEIGLFEISTAVNIENTGEAIIEILKELNGIREHISDEEINFAKSYLIKQFPSRFETLNQIANNLESLLIHSLHVDELINYTKKVKSATNEEVKVSAINNILPDELVVVAVGDRKKVFDQLKQIPGAEPIELDLQGNFLT, encoded by the coding sequence ATGCTTAACAGATCTGTTATACCTACACCTGCAAAAGAATTGTTATTCAATATTCCAGAGATAAAATTTTTGAAACTCGGAAATGGTATTGATATAAGTTTTGTCCACAAAAAAAAATTACCAATTGTTTATTCCGAGATAATTGTTTTTTCCGGCTGCAGGTTTGATCCGACAGAAAAAAAGGGATTGGGATATTTAACTTCACTTTTGATGGATGAAGGAGCCGGAGAATTTGATGCTCTTCAATTAAGTGAAGAGTTTGAAAAACTTGGTACCGTATTTTCTGTTTCAACCGATCATGATACCGCCATTCTTTCCATTTTATCACTAACCGAAAATTTTGAGAGATCACTTGAGCTAGTTTCCAAAATTGTTCTGAAGCCACGGTTTGAGGAAAAAGATTTCCAGCGTGAAAAGAAAAAAGTCTTAGACAGAATTCTTCAGTTAAAAGATGAACCTTCCTTTATTGCTTCATCTGCATTCGAGCATCGTGTCTTTGGTGATTCATACTACGGATTTCCGGAAATCGGAATTGCCGAAAGCGTAACAAGAATTTCTAATGATGATGTTAAAGATTTTTTTGCGCGGACATTCACTTCTTCCAATGCAAAAATTGTTAGTGTCGGAAATTTGGGAGAAACAGAAATTGTTAAACTATTCAATAAATATTTCAACGAATGGACTACTTCATCAGATAACAATCAATATTTTAAAACTCCACTGCGTAATAAAACATCATATTATTTTATTCACAAGTCTGATTCCGCACAAAGCGAAATCCGTGTTGGGCATATTTCTAATAAACGGAACTCAAATGATTTTATTCCTACAAGAATTATGAACACTATTTTAGGCGGACCGTTTTCAAGCAGAATAAATTCAAACTTGCGCGAGAAAAGAGGATTTACTTACGGGGCTAATTCTTCTTTCCATTATTATAAAGAAATTGGATTGTTCGAAATTTCAACAGCGGTAAATATTGAAAACACTGGTGAAGCAATTATTGAAATTTTAAAAGAGCTGAACGGGATTCGCGAACATATCTCTGATGAAGAAATAAATTTTGCAAAATCTTATTTGATAAAACAGTTTCCTTCGCGTTTTGAAACATTGAATCAAATTGCAAACAATCTTGAGTCACTATTAATTCATTCACTTCATGTAGATGAACTTATTAATTATACAAAGAAAGTTAAATCAGCTACTAACGAAGAAGTAAAAGTTTCTGCCATTAATAATATATTACCGGATGAACTGGTTGTAGTTGCAGTTGGTGACCGTAAAAAAGTTTTTGATCAGTTAAAACAAATCCCTGGAGCAGAACCAATTGAATTAGACTTGCAGGGAAACTTCCTCACTTAG
- a CDS encoding carboxypeptidase regulatory-like domain-containing protein gives MRKVKQLISFSLFTVVLFSSQLMYSQTTASINGTVVDQIGNALPGANVIAIHQPTGTQFGTSTRLDGKYNLVGLRVGGPYKVTVSFVGYTTQVEEGFSLALSQNLKIDFKLPEQAVQLTGVTVTAEKGAVLSQARTGAAQNVSLKQIEEIPTLNRTFASFAKLSPLFSGTSLQAAGRSSRFNNIQIDGTAYNDIFGLSSSGTPGGSAGANPISFDAIREFQVVIAPYDVRLSGFTGAGINAITRSGTNQFNGSLFFYGRNQAFTGQRNPTTGQDVAVTDFSSSQYGFRLGGPIMKDKLFFFVNGEMTADNRPVVTPSLQAGFGANTPAQLQAKVDQFAADLRAKGMEPGSSADFTRKAPSTKFMIKFDYNLADNHQLTLRHNYVDAYQDNLSGRGTQSMSFDSYNYRFNSTTNSTALLLNSHFGNNMSNELILGYTTIREKRTATGGITPLVVVKELNTTFTMTAGLDNYSAANALDQDVIEFTDNFSYYTGNHTITLGTHNEFFKFTNLYIRNVAGNYSYNSLADFEADLPASYTRTYARFGDQNGRPAASFNVAQLGFYIQDEWAVLPQLKITYGLRVDIPTFPTGPAQNDSVSKYFPGINTSTAPTGNMLWSPRVGFNWDVSGDRTTQLRGGLGIFSGRVPYVWISNNYGNSGMLTQQIDLKTARTNLVFRPDPTNQYTAGSSPLLGAPSVRSEIDLADPNLKMPQLLKLNAAVDQQLPLDFVGTVEFLYSKTINDMLYRKLNLNPIIGYTRLPNGGLENGTIGRPIFGGENLKNNNFTDVLQTYNTSDGYQYNLSFQIQRSVARGLSLSAAYNYMQAFDRNSVTSSQAQSQMAYLAVAGDPNSPPLTTSDWEITHRAFISASFTWEFLKNAPTTISLFYNGQSGRKFAFCASGSSITTGTSTTDLNGDNYPGNDLFYIPRNANEILLGSITNNQFVPATAAGTTFADLDAFIKNDDYLSQNRGKIAERNGATAPWQYYLDMHIQQAIPDLWGMGAFLVYLDIQNVLNLINPSWGQVQDVASGNDTYNIVSYRGRVTYNGNANVPVYSFSKPVNGTAYSFSDLSSRWQMQLGARYAF, from the coding sequence ATGAGAAAAGTTAAACAATTGATTTCTTTTTCCCTGTTTACGGTTGTATTGTTTAGCTCTCAGTTAATGTATTCCCAAACTACAGCATCGATCAACGGAACTGTAGTTGATCAAATTGGAAATGCATTACCGGGCGCTAATGTTATTGCAATTCATCAACCAACAGGAACTCAGTTTGGAACATCAACTCGACTTGATGGAAAATATAATTTAGTTGGCTTACGAGTTGGCGGTCCATACAAAGTAACAGTTTCATTTGTCGGTTACACAACTCAAGTTGAAGAAGGATTCTCTTTGGCATTAAGTCAGAACTTGAAAATCGATTTCAAACTTCCGGAACAAGCAGTTCAACTAACAGGTGTAACAGTTACTGCAGAAAAAGGTGCGGTCCTATCCCAAGCAAGAACAGGTGCTGCTCAGAACGTATCTCTAAAACAGATTGAAGAAATTCCTACACTTAATAGAACTTTCGCTAGTTTCGCGAAATTGTCTCCACTATTCTCGGGAACTTCACTTCAAGCTGCAGGTAGATCAAGCAGATTTAATAATATCCAGATTGACGGAACAGCTTACAACGATATCTTCGGTTTGTCTTCATCGGGTACACCTGGTGGTTCAGCTGGAGCTAACCCAATAAGCTTTGATGCTATTCGGGAATTTCAAGTTGTTATTGCACCTTATGATGTAAGATTAAGTGGGTTTACGGGCGCAGGTATTAATGCAATTACACGTTCCGGTACTAACCAATTCAATGGTTCTTTATTCTTCTACGGAAGGAATCAAGCTTTTACCGGTCAGAGAAATCCCACTACAGGTCAGGATGTTGCAGTGACAGATTTTTCAAGTTCGCAATATGGTTTTAGGCTGGGCGGACCAATTATGAAAGATAAACTTTTCTTTTTTGTTAATGGTGAAATGACAGCTGATAATAGACCCGTAGTTACTCCATCTTTACAAGCTGGTTTTGGTGCCAACACTCCTGCTCAGTTACAAGCAAAGGTTGATCAATTTGCTGCTGATTTAAGAGCTAAAGGAATGGAGCCAGGAAGTTCTGCTGATTTTACACGAAAAGCTCCTAGCACAAAATTTATGATAAAATTTGATTACAACTTAGCAGATAATCATCAATTAACTTTAAGACATAATTACGTAGATGCTTATCAAGATAATTTATCAGGAAGAGGAACTCAATCAATGAGTTTCGACTCATATAATTACCGTTTCAACAGTACAACTAACTCAACAGCATTATTATTGAATAGCCATTTTGGTAATAATATGTCTAATGAATTAATTCTTGGTTATACAACAATCAGAGAAAAAAGAACTGCAACTGGTGGTATTACACCTTTAGTCGTAGTTAAAGAATTGAATACTACTTTTACAATGACAGCTGGTCTTGACAACTACTCCGCTGCGAATGCACTCGACCAAGATGTTATAGAATTCACAGATAACTTCTCATACTATACAGGTAATCATACGATTACTTTAGGTACTCACAATGAATTTTTCAAGTTCACAAATTTATATATAAGAAATGTTGCTGGAAATTATTCATATAATAGTTTAGCAGATTTTGAGGCCGACCTTCCAGCAAGTTACACGAGAACATATGCAAGGTTTGGTGATCAAAATGGTAGACCAGCTGCTAGTTTCAATGTTGCTCAATTAGGGTTTTATATTCAAGATGAATGGGCAGTATTACCTCAGTTGAAGATTACTTATGGATTAAGAGTTGATATACCAACCTTCCCCACAGGTCCGGCACAAAATGACTCAGTATCAAAATATTTTCCTGGAATTAACACCAGTACTGCTCCTACAGGAAATATGTTATGGTCACCACGTGTTGGTTTTAACTGGGATGTTTCCGGTGATAGAACAACTCAATTACGAGGTGGTCTTGGTATCTTCTCCGGACGCGTTCCATACGTATGGATTTCTAATAACTATGGTAATTCAGGAATGTTGACACAGCAAATTGACCTGAAGACCGCAAGAACAAATTTAGTTTTCAGGCCGGATCCTACTAACCAATATACTGCAGGTTCAAGCCCATTACTTGGTGCACCAAGTGTTAGATCTGAAATTGATTTAGCAGATCCTAATCTTAAGATGCCCCAACTATTGAAATTAAATGCTGCCGTTGATCAACAATTACCACTTGACTTTGTTGGTACTGTAGAGTTTCTATATTCAAAAACGATTAACGATATGTTATATAGAAAACTTAATCTGAACCCGATAATCGGCTATACTAGATTACCGAACGGAGGTTTGGAAAACGGCACAATAGGGAGACCTATCTTCGGTGGAGAAAACTTAAAGAACAACAATTTTACAGATGTACTTCAAACATACAATACTAGTGATGGTTATCAATATAATTTGTCTTTCCAAATTCAACGAAGTGTTGCAAGAGGTCTTTCGCTAAGTGCTGCTTATAATTATATGCAGGCTTTTGACCGTAACAGCGTAACTTCTTCTCAAGCTCAATCTCAAATGGCATACTTGGCAGTAGCCGGAGATCCAAATTCTCCACCACTAACAACTAGTGATTGGGAAATTACACATAGAGCATTTATTTCAGCTTCATTCACTTGGGAATTCTTGAAGAACGCTCCAACAACAATATCATTATTCTACAATGGTCAGTCAGGAAGAAAATTCGCTTTCTGTGCTAGTGGTTCTTCAATTACTACTGGTACAAGTACTACTGATCTTAATGGTGATAATTATCCTGGTAATGATTTATTCTACATTCCAAGAAACGCTAATGAAATTCTTTTAGGATCAATTACAAATAATCAATTTGTTCCGGCAACAGCAGCAGGTACTACATTTGCTGACCTTGATGCCTTCATTAAAAATGATGACTACTTAAGTCAGAATCGTGGTAAAATCGCTGAAAGAAATGGAGCTACCGCGCCTTGGCAATATTATCTTGATATGCATATCCAACAAGCAATCCCGGACCTTTGGGGAATGGGAGCTTTCTTAGTTTATTTGGATATTCAAAATGTTCTCAATTTAATTAATCCAAGTTGGGGTCAAGTACAAGACGTTGCTAGTGGTAATGATACTTATAATATCGTTTCATATCGTGGAAGAGTTACTTATAACGGAAATGCTAACGTACCGGTTTATAGTTTTTCAAAACCAGTAAACGGTACAGCATATTCTTTTAGTGATCTTTCTTCACGCTGGCAAATGCAGTTAGGAGCTAGATACGCTTTCTAA
- a CDS encoding pitrilysin family protein has protein sequence MINPTNQLMTKNLLKIDYEKYSLANGLQVILYPDLSIPLAAVNLWYRVGSANERNGKTGFAHLFEHMMFQGSQNVPKEGHFKFIQEAGGSLNGSTSFERTNYYETVPANYLELALWLESDRMGFMLPGLNQEKLDNQKDVVMNERRQRYENQPYGLAWEKLFSNLFSQDHPYSWPTIGWMDDIAKFELDDVKKFFEKYYSPSNASLVIGGNFDNSNAKDLVEKYFSEIKGTVPIPEIEAQKQSRDKPKKITYEDNVQLPRIYLAWHTVKAFQEHDAVLDLLSDILTSSKNSRLHKSLVFEKQIAQDISSFQYSGKLDGSFIIASTAKPGITLEKIKDEITKGIDELISKGITENELMRAKNNIKSAYIFSLQKIDLITDHINHYNFYLNEPDSFLFDLSRYEQVTREQIIDAAQKFLTKPLIELNIIPKTK, from the coding sequence ATGATTAATCCGACAAACCAATTGATGACAAAAAACTTACTCAAAATTGATTACGAGAAATATTCTCTAGCCAACGGATTACAGGTGATTCTTTATCCCGATCTTTCAATTCCTCTAGCTGCAGTTAATTTGTGGTACCGAGTCGGTTCAGCTAACGAGAGAAATGGTAAAACCGGGTTCGCTCATTTGTTTGAACATATGATGTTTCAAGGTTCACAGAATGTTCCTAAAGAAGGACATTTCAAATTTATACAAGAAGCCGGCGGAAGTTTGAACGGTTCTACAAGTTTTGAACGGACTAATTATTATGAAACTGTTCCTGCAAATTATCTTGAACTTGCTTTGTGGTTAGAATCTGATAGAATGGGATTTATGCTGCCGGGATTGAATCAAGAGAAACTCGATAATCAAAAAGATGTTGTAATGAATGAGAGACGGCAGCGATACGAAAATCAACCGTACGGATTAGCATGGGAAAAATTATTTTCAAATTTGTTTTCTCAAGATCATCCGTACTCCTGGCCTACAATCGGTTGGATGGATGACATTGCAAAATTCGAACTTGATGATGTAAAGAAATTTTTTGAGAAATATTATTCACCAAGCAATGCTTCTTTAGTAATCGGCGGAAATTTTGATAACTCCAATGCTAAAGATCTTGTTGAAAAATATTTTAGTGAGATAAAAGGAACTGTACCGATTCCGGAGATTGAGGCACAGAAACAATCTCGAGACAAACCCAAAAAAATAACTTATGAAGACAATGTTCAACTGCCAAGGATCTATCTTGCATGGCACACAGTTAAAGCATTTCAAGAACATGATGCAGTACTCGATCTGCTTTCGGATATTTTAACGTCATCAAAAAATTCCCGGCTTCACAAATCGCTTGTCTTCGAAAAACAAATTGCCCAGGATATTTCATCGTTTCAATATTCCGGAAAACTTGACGGTTCATTTATAATCGCATCAACGGCAAAGCCGGGTATTACTCTTGAAAAAATTAAAGATGAGATCACAAAAGGAATTGATGAACTAATATCCAAAGGCATTACTGAAAATGAGTTAATGAGAGCTAAGAATAATATCAAGTCTGCTTACATCTTCTCATTGCAAAAAATTGATTTAATAACAGATCATATTAATCACTATAATTTTTATCTGAATGAACCCGATTCATTTCTATTTGATCTTTCGCGTTATGAACAAGTAACTCGCGAACAGATTATAGATGCTGCACAAAAGTTTTTAACGAAACCACTTATCGAACTAAATATTATTCCTAAAACGAAGTGA
- a CDS encoding enoyl-CoA hydratase-related protein, whose translation MSFNNILFEVKNKIGFVTINRTDKLNALNDATVTELKECFTAIKNDEGINVVIITGAGEKAFVAGADISELNKLDESTGKKFSENGQAVFNLIENLGKPVIAAVNGFALGGGCELALSCHIRFANEKAKFGQPEVNLGIIPGYGGTQRLTRLINSGRAAELILTGDLIDANEALRIGIVNKIFSSEELISKATEFAEKISSKGQIAVRKALLAIVSCDELSESDGLNYEAKLFAEGCGSEDFKEGTTAFLEKRKPNFKNS comes from the coding sequence ATGAGTTTCAATAATATTTTATTTGAAGTAAAAAATAAGATCGGGTTTGTTACAATTAATCGCACTGATAAGTTAAACGCACTTAACGATGCCACTGTTACCGAATTGAAAGAATGTTTTACTGCAATTAAAAATGATGAAGGTATAAATGTTGTAATTATAACCGGCGCCGGAGAAAAAGCTTTTGTTGCCGGCGCAGACATTTCCGAATTAAATAAATTGGACGAATCAACCGGAAAGAAATTTTCAGAGAACGGACAAGCGGTTTTCAACTTGATCGAAAATCTTGGTAAACCTGTTATTGCCGCTGTGAACGGATTTGCACTTGGCGGTGGATGTGAACTCGCATTATCATGTCATATAAGATTTGCAAACGAGAAAGCAAAATTCGGGCAGCCAGAAGTCAACCTTGGTATAATTCCGGGATATGGCGGAACACAAAGATTAACCCGATTGATTAATTCTGGTCGTGCAGCAGAATTAATTTTAACCGGAGATTTAATTGATGCAAATGAAGCTTTGAGAATTGGTATAGTTAACAAAATATTCAGTTCAGAAGAATTAATTAGTAAAGCAACTGAGTTTGCAGAAAAAATTTCTTCGAAAGGACAAATCGCAGTTAGAAAAGCATTGCTTGCAATTGTTAGTTGTGATGAACTTTCGGAATCTGACGGTCTTAATTATGAGGCAAAATTATTTGCGGAAGGCTGCGGCTCGGAAGATTTTAAGGAAGGAACAACAGCTTTTCTGGAAAAACGTAAACCCAATTTTAAAAACTCGTAG
- a CDS encoding ectonucleotide pyrophosphatase/phosphodiesterase: MKKLIIFLSLYLSISICVFAGSKPYVILVSFDAFRWDYLKREITPNLDKIKVNGVSALSLRPTFPSKTFPNHQSIITGMYPAHHGIIANTFGDPFNKTIYRMGDTNAVRDGRWYLGEAFWETAERQGIITASYFWPGSEILIPYRRPTYYEKYVHERPYVKRVEGVIDWLKLPIEKRPHFITVYFHETDTQGHKFGPDSPETNQAIKTLDNIAGLLFHKLDEIKMRDSVNVIFVSDHGMTEVSQERTINIEKIAGSPDCKFFDGGPIMFVEPKKEKVNDVYNILKKNENHYKVYLRNEVPEYYHFNDHPFIPQIVVVADLGWTVLSNRKSDLDGKGNHGYDNNQLDMHGIFLAVGPNFKKNYHAGTLWNIDIYPLLCKIFEIFPRTNIDGKLDRIEFILND; the protein is encoded by the coding sequence ATGAAAAAATTGATCATTTTCTTATCGCTATATCTATCTATTTCTATTTGTGTTTTTGCAGGTTCAAAACCATATGTAATATTAGTTTCTTTTGATGCATTTAGATGGGATTACTTAAAAAGAGAAATTACTCCCAACCTTGATAAGATTAAAGTAAACGGAGTATCCGCTCTTTCACTGCGTCCAACATTCCCATCAAAAACCTTTCCAAATCATCAGTCTATAATAACAGGAATGTATCCGGCTCATCATGGAATTATTGCTAATACTTTCGGCGATCCTTTCAATAAAACTATTTATAGAATGGGAGATACGAACGCTGTTCGAGATGGCAGATGGTACTTAGGAGAAGCATTTTGGGAAACTGCTGAAAGACAGGGAATAATAACTGCAAGTTATTTTTGGCCTGGGTCAGAAATTCTTATCCCTTACCGGAGACCAACTTATTATGAGAAGTATGTTCACGAACGGCCATACGTGAAACGTGTTGAAGGTGTTATTGATTGGTTAAAATTACCAATAGAAAAAAGACCTCATTTTATTACAGTCTATTTTCATGAAACAGATACACAGGGACACAAATTCGGTCCAGACTCTCCTGAAACTAATCAAGCAATTAAAACTCTTGATAATATTGCCGGATTGCTTTTCCATAAACTAGATGAAATAAAAATGCGTGATAGTGTCAACGTTATTTTTGTTTCCGATCATGGTATGACTGAAGTCTCACAAGAACGGACTATTAATATTGAAAAGATAGCTGGTTCGCCTGATTGTAAATTTTTCGACGGCGGTCCAATCATGTTTGTTGAACCGAAAAAAGAAAAGGTCAACGATGTTTACAACATTCTGAAAAAAAATGAGAACCATTACAAAGTTTACTTACGCAATGAAGTTCCGGAATATTATCATTTTAATGATCATCCTTTTATTCCTCAAATAGTTGTTGTTGCCGATTTAGGTTGGACGGTTCTTTCAAATAGAAAATCCGACTTGGATGGAAAAGGAAATCACGGTTATGATAATAACCAACTAGATATGCATGGAATATTTTTAGCAGTTGGTCCAAATTTTAAAAAAAACTACCATGCAGGAACTCTTTGGAATATTGATATCTATCCTTTACTATGTAAAATTTTTGAAATCTTTCCGCGAACAAATATTGACGGCAAGCTGGATCGTATAGAGTTTATATTGAATGATTAA